In Streptomyces sp. NBC_00306, a single genomic region encodes these proteins:
- a CDS encoding SpoIIE family protein phosphatase: MGDPIEPRPPGREWSDALLEALFTESPTGLYLVDKDLRLIRMNSAARGWRGVAVEDNTGRRLGEVIPGFDTEAIEAMLRRVLDTGKAVIDFEQRGFPPTDPTREYVASISAFRLQGRGDAADRVGVAAEVTDVTGQYRARTRVMLLNEAGERIGRTLDMTGTAEEFVGFAVPALADAATVDLFDCVLRGGEPPAGPVEAHLPLRRVARRDAESTGADRDQAGPMPLISLDPPTPYTQSVVDHRPRLIQQPGVDPGVPGTGGRGPADEESGSVLVLPLVTRGVALGVAVVRRNHHSDPFDEDDLAIAAEVAGRMALSLDNARRYEREHATARTLQRGLLPPALPRVSAVETAHRYLPGHDAGGDWFDLLTLSGGRVALVVGDVEGHGLAAATTMGQLRTAVSTLAAMDLQPDEVLSRLDDLMARMTEERTRLAGDATSDQHAGASCVYLVYDPVSRLCTFARAGHPPPVLVRPDGHTQVLDGGAGPPLGLGGLPFEAAEMELPEGSLLALYTNGLIEGRRASDDALGRLQRVLGHPGRTLADSCDEAVAAVRPHRADDDAVLLLARTRSLTSDSVATWTLPLDPAIVSTARTLAGRQLAAWGLDDLAFTTELMVSELVTNAIRYSTGTVVLRLIRDGDSLLCEVFDNSTTAPHLRRSRDSDEGGRGLLLVAQCSRRWGTRLTATGKAIWAEQPLPAPVAAERLSQRPADPGPSASRDPGAPA; encoded by the coding sequence GTGGGCGACCCGATCGAGCCGCGTCCTCCCGGACGTGAGTGGAGCGACGCCCTCCTGGAGGCGCTGTTCACCGAGTCCCCCACGGGTCTCTACCTGGTCGACAAGGACCTCAGGCTCATCCGCATGAACAGCGCGGCACGTGGATGGCGGGGGGTGGCCGTCGAGGACAACACGGGCCGCCGCCTCGGGGAAGTGATACCCGGCTTCGACACCGAGGCGATCGAGGCGATGCTGAGGCGGGTGCTCGACACCGGGAAAGCCGTGATCGACTTCGAGCAGCGCGGGTTTCCGCCCACCGACCCGACCCGCGAGTACGTGGCGTCCATCTCGGCCTTCCGGCTCCAGGGCCGGGGCGACGCGGCCGACCGGGTCGGAGTGGCGGCGGAGGTCACCGATGTGACGGGGCAGTACCGCGCCCGCACCCGCGTGATGCTGCTCAACGAGGCCGGCGAGCGGATCGGCAGGACGCTCGACATGACCGGCACGGCAGAGGAGTTCGTCGGGTTCGCGGTCCCGGCGCTGGCCGATGCCGCGACGGTCGATCTGTTCGACTGTGTGCTGCGCGGAGGCGAGCCCCCGGCCGGGCCGGTGGAAGCGCACCTGCCGCTGAGACGTGTCGCCCGTCGCGACGCGGAGAGCACCGGCGCGGACCGTGATCAGGCCGGTCCGATGCCGCTGATCAGCCTCGATCCGCCGACTCCGTACACCCAGAGCGTCGTCGATCACCGGCCGCGGCTGATCCAGCAGCCCGGTGTCGATCCGGGCGTCCCGGGCACCGGCGGGCGCGGCCCGGCCGACGAGGAATCCGGCTCCGTCCTGGTGCTGCCTCTCGTCACCCGCGGAGTGGCGCTGGGCGTGGCCGTGGTCCGGCGGAACCATCACTCCGACCCGTTCGACGAGGACGATCTCGCGATCGCCGCCGAGGTGGCCGGCCGGATGGCCCTGAGTCTGGACAACGCCCGCCGGTACGAGCGTGAGCACGCGACCGCCCGTACGCTCCAGCGCGGGCTGCTGCCTCCCGCCCTGCCGCGAGTCTCCGCCGTGGAGACCGCACACCGGTATCTGCCCGGTCATGACGCCGGCGGGGACTGGTTCGATCTCCTCACGCTGTCCGGAGGCCGGGTCGCGCTCGTGGTGGGTGACGTCGAGGGCCACGGCCTGGCGGCCGCCACGACCATGGGGCAGCTGCGGACCGCCGTCTCCACACTGGCCGCGATGGACCTCCAGCCGGACGAGGTGCTGTCGCGCCTGGACGACCTGATGGCCCGCATGACCGAGGAACGCACCCGGCTCGCGGGCGACGCGACGAGCGACCAGCATGCCGGCGCCAGCTGTGTGTACCTCGTTTACGACCCCGTCTCCCGGCTGTGCACCTTCGCCCGCGCCGGACACCCGCCGCCCGTGCTCGTCCGGCCCGACGGGCACACGCAGGTCCTGGACGGCGGGGCCGGACCCCCGCTCGGCCTCGGTGGGCTGCCCTTCGAGGCCGCGGAGATGGAACTGCCCGAGGGAAGTCTGCTGGCTCTCTACACCAACGGGCTGATCGAAGGCCGCCGGGCCTCCGACGACGCGCTGGGCCGGCTCCAGCGCGTCCTCGGCCACCCGGGACGGACCCTGGCGGACAGTTGCGACGAGGCCGTGGCCGCCGTGCGGCCACACCGGGCGGACGACGACGCCGTTCTGCTGCTGGCGCGCACCCGCTCCCTCACGTCCGACTCCGTCGCCACCTGGACCCTGCCGCTGGACCCGGCGATCGTCTCCACCGCGCGCACCCTGGCGGGCCGCCAGCTCGCCGCCTGGGGCCTGGACGACCTCGCCTTCACGACCGAGCTGATGGTCAGCGAACTGGTCACCAACGCCATCCGCTACAGCACGGGCACGGTCGTGCTGCGTCTGATCCGCGACGGCGACTCGCTCCTGTGCGAGGTGTTCGACAACAGCACCACTGCACCGCATCTGCGCCGTTCCCGCGACAGCGACGAAGGGGGACGCGGTCTGCTGCTGGTGGCCCAGTGCTCGCGACGGTGGGGCACACGCCTGACGGCCACGGGCAAGGCGATCTGGGCGGAACAGCCGCTGCCCGCGCCCGTAGCCGCGGAACGTCTGTCGCAACGGCCTGCGGATCCGGGACCGTCGGCGTCGCGGGATCCGGGAGCGCCGGCGTGA
- a CDS encoding DUF3662 domain-containing protein: MGHLKRWEQALERWQDGLLAKVIHRDPVELVDALRGECDTHAVVCSQSRVVVPNAYEIELTRSVHKELLRRVGEVGRALTDSLARHGEAQGYEWAGPLTVRVTTSSAQLPNGRYRVASRAMPHVRADAFPSTTN; the protein is encoded by the coding sequence ATGGGACATCTGAAGCGGTGGGAGCAGGCCCTTGAGCGCTGGCAGGACGGGCTGCTCGCCAAGGTCATTCATCGGGACCCGGTGGAACTGGTCGACGCGCTGCGAGGCGAGTGCGACACCCATGCGGTGGTGTGCAGCCAGAGCCGCGTCGTCGTGCCCAACGCGTACGAGATCGAACTGACCCGCAGTGTGCACAAGGAGCTGCTGCGGCGCGTCGGGGAGGTCGGGCGGGCGCTGACGGACTCGCTCGCCCGCCATGGGGAGGCGCAGGGATACGAGTGGGCCGGTCCGCTGACCGTGCGCGTCACCACCTCGTCGGCGCAGTTGCCCAACGGCCGCTATCGGGTGGCCAGCCGGGCCATGCCCCATGTCCGCGCCGACGCGTTCCCCTCGACCACGAACTGA
- a CDS encoding LysR family transcriptional regulator, which produces MTPTLQQLRYLVAVADCRSITAAACSVYIAQPALSRSIQSLERDLGVTLLDRRGRRATLTAEGTRVVRLARTVLDAVGAIEDVGTARRSALRATVKVAATPALCGVIAADLVPSFVERHPEIDVRLLRHDSREALERALVDGAAELGLVHLPVDQELSAYRLQDREIVLISPPGSELPDPVPLRMLGGLRVVLPPLGTGRRTELEAMFGRLGVRPLAVAENDERTAPRTGVTEERGSLIGYRDTVFRVFHHRVEVRSFSPPLLRPVGIAHQPGPLSAAARSFLVHARHSAPAGAPAS; this is translated from the coding sequence ATGACCCCCACACTGCAACAGCTGCGATACCTCGTCGCCGTCGCTGACTGCCGCTCCATCACAGCCGCAGCGTGCTCCGTCTACATCGCCCAGCCCGCCCTCTCCCGGTCCATCCAGTCTCTGGAGCGGGATCTCGGCGTGACACTCCTGGACCGCAGGGGCCGGCGCGCGACCCTGACCGCCGAGGGCACCCGAGTCGTGCGTCTGGCGCGGACGGTTCTCGACGCCGTCGGAGCGATCGAGGACGTCGGCACGGCCCGCAGGAGTGCGCTGCGCGCCACCGTGAAAGTGGCCGCGACGCCTGCCCTCTGCGGTGTGATCGCCGCCGATCTCGTGCCCTCGTTCGTGGAGCGCCACCCGGAGATCGACGTACGGCTGCTCCGGCACGACAGCCGTGAGGCACTCGAGCGCGCCCTGGTCGACGGTGCGGCCGAACTGGGGCTGGTCCATCTGCCGGTGGACCAGGAGCTGTCGGCGTACCGCCTCCAGGACCGCGAGATCGTGCTGATCTCGCCACCGGGCTCGGAGCTGCCCGACCCGGTGCCGCTGCGGATGCTGGGCGGGCTGAGGGTGGTGCTCCCTCCCCTCGGTACGGGCCGGCGTACCGAGCTCGAAGCGATGTTCGGCCGGCTCGGTGTGCGCCCGCTGGCCGTGGCCGAGAACGATGAGCGAACGGCCCCACGGACGGGTGTCACGGAGGAACGCGGGTCGCTCATCGGATACCGGGACACGGTGTTCCGGGTGTTCCATCACCGGGTGGAGGTCCGCTCGTTCAGCCCGCCCCTCTTACGGCCGGTCGGTATCGCACACCAGCCCGGCCCGCTCAGTGCCGCCGCCCGCAGCTTTCTTGTCCACGCCCGGCACAGCGCACCGGCGGGAGCGCCCGCGTCGTAG